One region of Carya illinoinensis cultivar Pawnee chromosome 8, C.illinoinensisPawnee_v1, whole genome shotgun sequence genomic DNA includes:
- the LOC122319195 gene encoding probable mannitol dehydrogenase: MAKTPEEEHPIKAVGWAARDSSGVLSPFKFSRRATGEKDVRFKVLYCGICHSDLHMVKNEWGTSIYPLVPGHEIVGEVTEVGSGVKKVKVGDKVGVGCVVGACHSCENCNNDLEVYCPKMILSYGACYYDGTVTYGGYSDTMVADERYILRFPENMPLDAATPLLCAGITVYSPLKYYGLAEPGKHIGVVGLGGLGHVGVKFAKAFGAKVTVISASSSKKDEALEHLGADSFLLSSNQEQLEASLGTFDGILDTVSAVHSILPLIGLLKSHGKLITLGAPEKPLELPVFPLLTGRKMVAGSATGGMKEIQEMIDFAAEHNITADIEVIPIDYVNKAMERLAKGDVRYRFVIDIGNSLASSN; encoded by the exons atGGCAAAAACACCGGAGGAAGAGCACCCCATCAAGGCAGTAGGATGGGCAGCCAGAGATTCTTCTGGCGTCCTTTCACCTTTCAAATTCTCCAGAag GGCAACTGGAGAAAAGGATGTAAGATTCAAAGTTCTTTACTGTGGGATATGCCACTCGGACCTTCACATGGTCAAGAACGAATGGGGCACATCCATATACCCACTTGTCCCTGG GCACGAAATTGTTGGGGAAGTGACAGAAGTGGGGAGCGGAGTGAAGAAAGTTAAAGTGGGAGACAAAGTGGGAGTAGGATGCGTGGTTGGTGCATGCCACTCCTGCGAGAACTGTAACAATGACCTTGAAGTTTACTGTCCAAAAATGATATTATCCTACGGTGCGTGTTACTACGATGGAACAGTTACATACGGAGGCTACTCAGACACCATGGTAGCTGATGAGCGCTACATCCTCCGATTCCCTGAAAACATGCCACTTGATGCTGCTACTCCTCTCCTTTGTGCTGGAATCACAGTTTATAGCCCATTGAAATATTATGGGTTAGCAGAGCCAGGTAAACACATTGGGGTCGTTGGCCTTGGTGGGCTTGGTCATGTGGGTGTTAAATTTGCCAAAGCCTTTGGAGCAAAAGTGACGGTAATTAGTGCCTCCTCTAGCAAGAAAGATGAAGCTTTGGAACATCTTGGTGCTGACTCATTTTTGCTTAGCTCTAACCAAGAACAATTGGAG GCTAGCCTGGGCACGTTTGATGGTATACTAGATACAGTATCTGCTGTGCATTCGATTTTACCCTTAATTGGTCTATTGAAATCTCATGGAAAGCTTATTACGTTGGGTGCACCGGAAAAACCGCTTGAGCTACCCGTCTTTCCTCTACTTACGG GAAGGAAGATGGTTGCGGGTAGTGCGACCGGAGGAATGAAGGAAATTCAGGAGATGATAGACTTTGCGGCAGAACACAACATCACAGCAGACATTGAGGTTATTCCAATAGACTACGTTAACAAGGCAATGGAGCGTCTTGCTAAGGGTGATGTCAGATACCGATTTGTCATTGACATTGGAAATAGCTTGGCTTCCTCCAACTGA